The Mytilus edulis chromosome 12, xbMytEdul2.2, whole genome shotgun sequence genome contains a region encoding:
- the LOC139497510 gene encoding uncharacterized protein, which translates to MKQDMVVEMVKSIKNKGTNVGTIIAADDTTTLARLRKSLNQNIKKPLTDAFMDLMKGHLNDDREDDELLNGDHGDDSRLHNGYDDDLTIKNDIFGLTIHQFEREFRSCLQRRMKHDQSILNIRFPDKTSNEYLEYLANREFKSEEHRSKFCVIEKCCYQRLQKIVGTEKTVRSRQRLFKLNDFVDKYAGLSTTKLSSGSLSEGLDLPGSDIDIMFIVHNVDIVQDVKDVYRPGHAIFLMEKCNKYPGFAKLKLLTKHKDCVSFIVQTETGIYFSSQRFMQFLRGTKKYGQIHGPCLSDPYQHEDIAFCLRSRDWPYEAQNWIYRQRRWQWPSGGLVESITRYGILLVPIGPKYNENDELWWRLSFSVAEKKLCHSFNYTQFLCYALLKMTLKNVINQNDHVKDLLCSYFLKTSLFWVSEEISIDQFQISNLIACFELCLDKLINCIDACYLPNYFIPEQNLFKGKINSSNHKRLLSVLSDMKYHGIETLVHKVLSSNDIVTFSPFIDHVERDEPFKLELLFYKIFSTAIACIANSNLEKYCFTLALLKNISLSESSPFLRDVFKFYHGFFNQQVTQMLFLSFRKNKHRYYLNRKILRDGTMADASSGWLLSACFFYTIKNYNVTLRIVDYILSRCSPDMLYLGCAFYLSKTFCTYQRLAHCQQITLMNRIRLATMGDIIFIKGSPLIPGELQFEAQDFKLRVPPVVMCHCLQFLCYNHLNDIYKRKLSLQDLRRTIQNEYFLAKNEMSVCYTLLGVCYEIANNTDLGYRSYINAVRCEGELCKSAKFRLEKLISSRIHGVPVEVFLDDNLTA; encoded by the exons ACACCTAAATGATGATCGTGAAGATGATGAGCTGCTTAATGGTGATCACGGTGATGATAGCCGGTTACACAATGGTTACGACGACGACCTAActataaaaaatgatatttttggtCTAACCATTCATCAGTTTGAAAGAGAATTCCGATCCTGTTTGCAACGAAGGATGAAACATGATCAGTCGATCTTAAATATTAGATTCCCTGATAAAACCAGCAATGAGTACCTTGAATATTTAGCGAATCGTGAATTTAAATCAGAAG AACACAGATCTAAATTTTGTGTAATAGAAAAATGCTGCTACCAACGTTTACAAAAAATAGTGGGTACAGAGAAAACAGTCAGGTCACGACAACGATTGTTTAAGTTAAATGATTTTGTTGACAAATATGCTGGTCTTAGTACCACAAAGTTATCAAGTGGAAGTCTATCGGAAGGGCTCGATTTACCAGGAAGTGACATTGACATCATGTTCATAGTTCACAACGTAGATATTGTTCAAGATGTGAAAGACGTTTACAGACCAGGACATGCCATTTTTCTAATGGAAAAATGCAATAAATATCCCGGATTCGCCAAATTAAAACTGTTAACAAAGCATAAAGATTGTGTTTCATTTATAGTCCAAACAGAAACAGGTATTTATTTTTCAAGTCAGAGATTTATGCAATTTTTGCGAGGAACTAAAAAATATGGGCAAATTCACGGTCCGTGTCTCTCAGACCCTTATCAACATGAAGATATAGCATTTTGTCTTAGGTCACGTGATTGGCCTTATGAAGCTCAGAACTGGATATATCGTCAAAGGCGATGGCAATGGCCATCTGGAGGATTAGTAGAAAGTATTACAAGATACGGCATTTTACTTGTACCAATAGGTCCAAAATATAACGAGAACGATGAATTGTGGTGGAGATTATCATTTTCTGTGGCAGAAAAAAAGCTATGCCATTCATTTAATTACACGCAATTTTTGTGTTATGCACTTCTGAAAATGACCTTGAAAAACGTTATAAATCAGAACGATCACGTTAAAGACCTCTTATGCTCATATTTCCTGAAAACTTCTTTGTTTTGGGTTTCCGAAGAGATTTCAATAGACcagtttcaaatttcaaatttaattgcATGTTTCGAGTTGTGTCTCGATAAACTTATAAACTGCATTGATGCATGCTATTTACCGAACTATTTCATTCCGGAACAAAACTTATTCAAAGGTAAGATTAACTCATCTAATCACAAACGTTTGTTGTCTGTACTATCTGATATGAAATATCACGGAATTGAAACTTTAGTTCACAAAGTGTTGAGTTCAAATGACATTGTAACGTTCTCTCCTTTTATTGACCATGTAGAAAGAGATGAGCCTTTCAaacttgaattattattttacaagATTTTTTCAACTGCAATAGCATGTATTGCAAATTCAAATTTGGAGAAATATTGCTTTACATTAGCtctattaaaaaatatatcattgtcTGAATCATCACCGTTTTTGAGAGATGTATTCAAATTCTATCATGGATTTTTCAACCAACAAGTGACACAAATGTTGTTTTTATCATTTCGTAAGAACAAACACCGCTATTATCTGAATCGTAAAATATTACGCGATGGCACAATGGCAGACGCTAGTTCGGGCTGGTTGTTGAGTGCTTGCTTCTTTTACACAATAAAGAATTATAACGTAACATTGCGGATCGTGGATTATATATTATCTCGTTGTTCGCCGGACATGCTGTACTTGGGTTGTGCATTCTACCTGTCTAAAACATTTTGCACGTATCAGCGTCTTGCGCACTGTCAACAAATTACTCTTATGAACAGGATAAGACTCGCAACAATGGGcgatataatttttataaagggTTCACCATTGATACCGGGAGAACTGCAGTTTGAAGCTCAGGATTTTAAATTGAGAGTTCCACCTGTTGTTATGTGTCATTGTCTCCAGTTCTTGTGTTATAATCATCTCAATGATATTTACAAAAGAAAGCTATCGTTACAGGACTTGCGTCGTACAATACAAAATGAGTATTTCCTAGCTAAAAATGAAATGTCTGTTTGCTATACTCTTCTCGGAGTTTGttatgaaatagcaaataatacaGATTTAGGTTACCGTAGTTATATCAACGCAGTTCGTTGTGAGGGAGAGTTATGCAAAAGTGCAAAGTTCAGATTAGAAAAATTAATATCATCACGAATTCATGGGGTACCTGTAGAGGTATTTTTAGACGATAATTTAACAGCATAA